A window of the Tunturibacter empetritectus genome harbors these coding sequences:
- a CDS encoding YdeI/OmpD-associated family protein has translation MPAENFNPRVDMYVAKSKPFAQPILEHLRELIHKACPNVQESIKWSMPFFEYGGVNLGNMAAFKEHCSFGFWGKEISAVLHEAGIVQRGGMGNLGRITTVKDLPSDKQMLFFIRQATGFIDRGEYTSPMAAKNKLVKPPKPAIEDPAELTAALKKNKKAAAVFASFSPSCKREYTEWIADAKRPETREKRIATAIEWIAEGKQRNWKYQNC, from the coding sequence ATGCCAGCTGAAAACTTCAACCCCCGCGTAGACATGTACGTCGCGAAGTCCAAGCCCTTTGCCCAGCCAATTCTCGAGCACCTCCGCGAGCTTATTCACAAAGCCTGTCCCAACGTGCAAGAGAGCATCAAGTGGAGCATGCCGTTCTTCGAGTATGGCGGCGTCAACCTCGGCAACATGGCGGCTTTTAAAGAGCACTGCAGCTTCGGTTTCTGGGGCAAAGAGATCTCCGCGGTCTTACATGAGGCAGGCATCGTCCAGCGTGGTGGCATGGGCAACCTCGGACGCATCACCACCGTCAAGGACCTGCCCTCCGATAAGCAGATGCTCTTCTTCATCCGTCAGGCCACCGGCTTCATCGATCGCGGTGAGTACACCAGCCCCATGGCAGCCAAAAACAAATTGGTAAAACCGCCGAAGCCCGCTATCGAAGACCCTGCCGAACTCACCGCCGCGCTCAAGAAGAACAAAAAAGCCGCTGCAGTCTTCGCTTCCTTCAGCCCCAGCTGCAAGCGCGAGTACACCGAGTGGATCGCCGACGCCAAGCGCCCCGAGACCCGCGAAAAACGCATCGCAACGGCAATCGAGTGGATCGCCGAAGGCAAGCAGCGCAACTGGAAGTATCAAAACTGCTAG
- a CDS encoding helix-turn-helix domain-containing protein: protein MSKTISSSLLPLAETPAPTSSLIPGGEANPLLGIRHLQIDGEAAESFIAEKRIGERIKHLRLKKSMGLVELGRHTGLSASFLSQLETGRVVPTLRNLARIAMVFSKDLSYFFDPEPQTLFRVHRRDERVRLPQTGADDPAYYFESLGYLVPDRQLDPYFAEFLPEKEGRSPRAHQHVGCEFLYLLSGSLAVRHGETIHTVEAGDAVYFDANTIHSYMCTGKTAATAVIVTLQHPVLMQLGSGARSTNATNGKVRGVPGSMLAQAAAAAAGKKAAPQMH from the coding sequence ATGAGCAAAACTATATCCTCCTCCCTTCTGCCCCTCGCCGAGACTCCCGCTCCCACTAGCAGCCTGATTCCAGGCGGCGAGGCAAACCCGTTGCTGGGTATTCGCCACCTTCAGATCGATGGAGAGGCCGCCGAGTCGTTTATCGCCGAGAAGCGCATTGGGGAGCGCATCAAGCACCTGCGATTGAAAAAGTCGATGGGCCTGGTCGAGCTGGGCCGTCACACCGGGCTGTCGGCCAGCTTCCTGTCGCAGCTGGAGACCGGACGCGTGGTGCCGACGCTGCGCAACCTGGCGCGCATCGCGATGGTTTTCTCGAAGGATCTGAGCTACTTCTTTGATCCTGAGCCGCAGACGCTGTTCCGGGTGCATCGCCGCGATGAGCGGGTGCGCCTGCCGCAGACCGGCGCCGACGACCCTGCCTATTATTTCGAGAGCCTGGGGTACCTGGTTCCCGACCGCCAGCTTGATCCTTACTTCGCGGAGTTTCTGCCGGAGAAAGAGGGCCGTTCGCCGCGCGCGCATCAGCATGTTGGCTGCGAGTTTCTTTACCTGCTTTCGGGCTCGCTCGCGGTGCGGCATGGCGAGACGATTCACACTGTGGAGGCGGGGGATGCGGTGTACTTCGATGCGAACACGATCCACAGCTATATGTGCACGGGCAAGACGGCGGCGACGGCGGTGATCGTGACGTTGCAGCATCCTGTGCTGATGCAGTTAGGGAGTGGAGCGCGGTCGACGAACGCCACCAATGGAAAAGTTCGCGGTGTTCCGGGCTCGATGCTCGCTCAGGCTGCTGCCGCTGCCGCTGGCAAGAAGGCCGCTCCACAGATGCACTAG
- a CDS encoding 5' nucleotidase, NT5C type: protein MAIPRICIDMDEVMADALGEHLLRYNQHFGENVTLKDLQGKWLWDVVSVDRHTVLDAYLRSEDFFEVLAVMPESQRVLERLHTNYEVFIATAAMEVPTSFQAKYRWLAKHFPFIPASNIVYCGDKSILRADYLIDDNPRQLRRFMGEGILYTSPHNAGVTGYRRVNDWLDVEKLFLG, encoded by the coding sequence ATGGCAATCCCCCGAATCTGCATCGACATGGACGAGGTGATGGCGGATGCGCTCGGCGAGCATCTCCTGCGCTACAACCAGCACTTCGGCGAGAACGTAACCCTCAAAGACCTCCAGGGCAAGTGGTTGTGGGACGTCGTCTCAGTGGATCGCCACACCGTGCTCGACGCATACCTTCGCTCCGAAGACTTCTTCGAGGTCCTGGCCGTGATGCCGGAGTCGCAGCGTGTCCTCGAGCGGCTGCACACCAACTATGAGGTCTTTATCGCCACCGCAGCAATGGAGGTTCCCACCTCTTTCCAGGCAAAGTACCGCTGGCTGGCGAAGCACTTCCCCTTCATCCCCGCATCCAACATCGTCTACTGCGGCGACAAGAGCATCCTGCGCGCAGACTACCTAATAGACGACAATCCCCGGCAGCTGCGGCGTTTCATGGGCGAAGGCATTCTCTATACCTCACCCCACAACGCCGGGGTCACCGGCTACAGGCGCGTCAACGACTGGCTCGACGTAGAGAAGCTGTTTTTGGGCTGA
- a CDS encoding A/G-specific adenine glycosylase — protein sequence MSSVPRPATANDDRMHPAAPKTTLLDAALFRRRLMSWYRTHARELPWRHVSDPYRTWLSEVMLQQTRVAAVVEHYQSFLRRFPTILALALAPESEVLALWSGLGYYRRARMLHKAAQFLIEERGGILPGTAAELRTLPGIGEYTSAAIASIAFGESIAVVDGNVERVLLRLTGRPEQRDAAGRAFVQQQASALVPKRRIGEQTNAAGDHNQAMMELGATLCLPKAPLCLHCPVYALCKTRGEHLTPPRAAQLSRPAAYLLNLRKRGTLTEVLLERRPEDASLMPDMYELPPLPQDAVQGREPLLRLRHAITNTNYYVQVYAASGPQDRGLRRAVPAAKGDLHWVPTNKLNSKPLTGLARKVLQRLDVMKVDLPRLPAASNPPKRTISAR from the coding sequence ATGTCCTCCGTACCCAGGCCAGCAACCGCAAACGACGATCGAATGCATCCCGCTGCTCCGAAAACTACACTCCTCGATGCCGCTCTCTTCCGGCGAAGGCTGATGAGCTGGTACCGCACCCACGCACGCGAGCTCCCCTGGCGTCACGTCAGCGATCCCTACCGCACCTGGCTCTCCGAGGTTATGCTCCAGCAGACCCGCGTCGCCGCTGTCGTCGAGCACTACCAGAGCTTTCTCCGGCGCTTCCCCACGATCCTCGCCCTGGCGCTCGCGCCGGAGTCTGAAGTTCTCGCCCTCTGGTCGGGCCTCGGATACTACCGCCGCGCACGCATGCTGCACAAGGCCGCACAGTTCCTCATCGAAGAGCGTGGCGGCATCCTGCCCGGCACCGCCGCCGAGCTGCGCACCCTTCCCGGCATCGGCGAGTACACCAGCGCCGCCATCGCCAGCATTGCCTTCGGAGAGAGTATCGCTGTAGTCGACGGCAACGTGGAGCGCGTCCTGTTGCGCCTCACCGGACGGCCGGAGCAGAGAGACGCCGCCGGCCGCGCCTTCGTTCAGCAACAAGCCTCGGCCCTGGTGCCGAAACGGCGAATCGGCGAGCAGACCAACGCCGCAGGCGATCACAACCAGGCCATGATGGAGCTAGGCGCCACCCTCTGTCTGCCCAAGGCCCCACTCTGCCTGCACTGCCCCGTCTATGCCCTCTGCAAGACCCGCGGCGAGCATCTCACACCGCCTCGCGCCGCGCAGCTCAGCCGTCCCGCCGCCTATCTGCTCAACCTGCGAAAGCGCGGCACCCTCACCGAAGTCCTGCTTGAGCGTCGCCCAGAAGACGCCAGTCTGATGCCGGACATGTACGAGCTGCCCCCGCTTCCGCAGGATGCAGTCCAAGGCCGCGAACCTCTGCTGCGCCTGCGCCACGCCATCACCAACACCAACTACTATGTCCAGGTCTACGCCGCCAGCGGACCACAGGACCGCGGCCTGCGCCGTGCCGTTCCTGCCGCAAAGGGCGATCTGCACTGGGTCCCCACCAACAAGCTCAACTCCAAACCGCTCACCGGACTCGCGCGCAAAGTACTCCAGCGGCTCGATGTTATGAAGGTCGATCTCCCCAGGCTACCGGCAGCTTCCAACCCACCGAAAAGGACGATCTCGGCCCGCTGA
- a CDS encoding DUF2251 domain-containing protein has product MQSLSFTPGRAFLSVNSPVVPWTVVFEDEGVAGYFYACDRSQEVHEHSIMDAMLIYNVAALAKSDAELQRPEPQRIASVEWSRDGLQAVLYLDGTAQALYDFQARCGYCRMDFPNFISEQGDTWRKSSHAWSDAALQRFESNLYA; this is encoded by the coding sequence ATGCAGTCGCTTTCTTTTACCCCTGGCCGTGCCTTTCTCTCAGTCAACTCGCCCGTCGTTCCGTGGACCGTGGTCTTCGAAGACGAAGGTGTCGCTGGATATTTTTATGCCTGCGATCGCTCGCAGGAGGTGCATGAACACAGCATTATGGACGCAATGCTGATCTACAACGTAGCCGCGCTGGCCAAAAGCGACGCCGAGTTGCAGCGCCCTGAGCCGCAACGCATCGCCTCGGTGGAGTGGTCGCGCGATGGCCTGCAGGCCGTGCTCTATCTCGATGGAACCGCGCAGGCTCTCTATGACTTTCAGGCGCGTTGCGGATACTGCCGCATGGACTTTCCGAACTTCATCTCGGAGCAGGGCGATACGTGGCGCAAGTCCAGCCATGCCTGGTCCGATGCCGCGTTGCAGCGCTTCGAATCGAACCTGTACGCCTGA
- a CDS encoding L,D-transpeptidase family protein, translating into MMKVSLRSACTASALTVLLLVGGCHRHRKSKSQPNTTAYADKLHEMVEKKVLPPEKVDTTKVPNLRWPNFSDYQSIVATFYDDRNYEVAWTRDGAPTASAKGFIQAFQDAATKGLIPEDYDAPRWADRVQALNSKSEDAISLFDVAMTVNVMRYISDQRMGRVNPSHFNFEIPVQDKKYDLAEFVSDNAVDATDVPKLITSVEPDSEEYRQTEAALAHYMDLAKKQGEAHADALPAVPKAISVGGTYAALPALLARLQLEGDAEPNATVASPTTFDPTLSDAVKHYQHRHGLTEDGKLTPQTIKSLNVPMDLRVAQLQDSLERWRWLPEPYLHARLMVNLPEFVLRGFDPDHKLDFTMRVVVGQVKGEHETPVFTHMMKYLVFRPYWSVPVDIARKELVPHIESNRGYLASKNFEVTNNKGIVQTDYTAHQVAQGAVMVREKPGPKNSLGLVKFIFPNQYDIYLHSTPAVSLFDQTRRDFSHGCIRVQKPADLATWVLQGQGEWDLDKVNEAMNSGPDNKTVSFKTPLPIVIFYLTAIVEDGGEVHFFDDIYNYDTEMQKVFSKGPPYPVKPEPIVPKTKEGETV; encoded by the coding sequence ATGATGAAAGTTTCTCTCCGCTCCGCCTGCACCGCATCTGCTCTTACCGTTTTGCTGCTGGTGGGCGGATGCCATCGCCACCGTAAGTCGAAGTCACAACCCAACACGACGGCGTACGCAGACAAGCTGCATGAGATGGTCGAGAAAAAAGTGCTGCCGCCCGAAAAGGTCGACACCACCAAGGTCCCCAACCTGCGCTGGCCGAACTTCTCCGACTACCAATCCATCGTGGCCACCTTCTATGACGACCGCAACTACGAGGTCGCCTGGACCCGCGACGGAGCACCGACTGCCTCCGCAAAGGGCTTCATCCAGGCATTCCAGGACGCCGCGACGAAGGGTCTGATCCCGGAAGACTACGACGCGCCGCGCTGGGCCGATCGCGTTCAAGCCCTCAACAGCAAATCCGAAGACGCCATCTCGCTCTTCGACGTAGCGATGACGGTCAATGTGATGCGCTACATCTCCGATCAGCGCATGGGCCGTGTCAATCCATCGCACTTCAACTTCGAGATTCCGGTACAGGATAAGAAGTACGACCTTGCCGAGTTCGTCTCCGACAACGCCGTAGACGCCACCGACGTGCCGAAGCTCATCACCAGTGTCGAACCCGACTCCGAAGAATACCGCCAGACCGAAGCTGCCCTCGCGCACTACATGGACCTCGCGAAGAAGCAGGGCGAAGCCCATGCGGATGCACTTCCCGCCGTTCCGAAGGCAATCTCGGTGGGCGGCACTTATGCCGCGCTCCCAGCCCTGCTGGCCAGGCTCCAACTCGAAGGCGACGCCGAACCCAACGCCACCGTCGCGTCTCCCACCACCTTCGACCCTACCCTCTCCGACGCCGTCAAGCACTATCAGCATCGCCACGGCCTCACCGAAGACGGCAAACTCACGCCGCAGACCATCAAGTCCCTCAACGTCCCCATGGACCTTCGCGTCGCGCAGTTGCAGGACTCGCTCGAGCGCTGGCGCTGGCTCCCCGAGCCCTACCTGCACGCCCGCCTGATGGTCAATCTGCCGGAGTTCGTCCTGCGCGGCTTCGACCCCGACCACAAGCTCGACTTCACCATGCGCGTCGTCGTCGGCCAGGTAAAAGGCGAACACGAAACGCCCGTCTTTACGCACATGATGAAGTACCTCGTCTTCCGCCCCTACTGGAGCGTTCCAGTCGACATCGCCCGCAAAGAGCTGGTGCCGCACATCGAGTCCAACCGCGGCTACCTCGCCAGCAAGAACTTCGAGGTCACTAACAACAAGGGCATCGTCCAGACCGACTACACCGCCCACCAGGTAGCCCAGGGCGCCGTGATGGTCCGCGAAAAGCCCGGCCCCAAGAACTCGCTCGGCCTGGTCAAGTTTATCTTCCCCAACCAGTACGACATCTACCTCCACTCCACTCCCGCCGTATCTCTCTTCGACCAGACCCGCCGCGACTTCAGCCACGGCTGCATCCGCGTTCAGAAACCCGCCGACCTCGCCACCTGGGTTCTCCAAGGCCAGGGTGAGTGGGATCTCGACAAAGTAAACGAGGCGATGAACAGTGGCCCGGACAACAAGACCGTCAGCTTCAAGACGCCTTTGCCCATCGTCATCTTTTATCTCACCGCCATCGTCGAAGACGGCGGCGAAGTCCACTTCTTCGACGACATCTACAACTACGACACCGAGATGCAGAAGGTCTTCTCCAAGGGGCCGCCCTACCCGGTCAAACCCGAACCCATCGTGCCCAAAACCAAGGAGGGCGAAACGGTCTAG